One Methanoculleus sp. 7T genomic window carries:
- a CDS encoding cupredoxin domain-containing protein has translation MNPRVTTTQPRAAGGRSVAVEIAAEHMVFDTDTITVPAGAEVTIAFENRDNGIPHNVSVYTDSSAAEEIFVGDIVTGPARATYVFTAPETPGTYFFRCDVHPSMNGEFVVA, from the coding sequence GTGAACCCGAGGGTGACCACGACCCAGCCCCGCGCCGCCGGAGGCCGGAGCGTGGCAGTCGAGATCGCGGCCGAGCATATGGTCTTCGACACGGACACGATCACCGTCCCGGCGGGTGCGGAGGTGACCATAGCCTTCGAGAACCGGGACAACGGCATCCCGCATAACGTCTCGGTCTATACCGACTCCTCGGCGGCCGAGGAGATCTTCGTGGGCGATATCGTCACCGGCCCGGCGCGAGCCACCTACGTCTTCACCGCACCCGAGACGCCGGGGACCTACTTCTTCAGGTGCGATGTGCACCCCTCCATGAACGGGGAGTTCGTCGTGGCGTAG